One window from the genome of Verrucomicrobiia bacterium encodes:
- a CDS encoding glycosyltransferase family 39 protein, translated as MPGKASYPAEAIGRVGVRQNPFIGDMMAILLLVSVCLFIGLPRFRSGLDLGDEGLLAYGAARVLDGQVPNRDFVSLQPPLSFYTAAITFKVFGTSLCSLRILGLSLFILIPLLIYGISRNLCGRALSLAAALPATILGLPYFGFVPFAPWQGIAAALASVLFYFRATLGRRRYLAFPAGCLAGCTVLLRQDEGFYLAVSTLVYSLALNYARGVPISKPEMKRVVAFWASGLIAVLLPFGIYWTAKGALPDMFKQLVVFPLTIYAKTSSSPFPSVSSGLTFGPQAYLVLYYLAPLVEILAALELARRFARGRFGLQEATLTFLVAWSALFYCQVLARSDLCHLLITLPPFFILCALCFKAIQAPFVDIVTQAYKNHSASVLAKTIICGLASTAVLCFLWLLTPALLCPALPAADRVPLERAGVRLPGADNLKALVESLQRLAPPGHPILCLPYQPMFYFLCNRPNPTRWNYLWPGDQTLAEHQALIQQARNNPPTIVLTTAEADMQSYAPAILDYVHQEYRLIGDVGGVMRIYVPSGSLINSRLQTGDSPGGRALSRFNGF; from the coding sequence ATGCCAGGCAAGGCCAGCTATCCAGCCGAGGCGATTGGGCGCGTTGGAGTGAGGCAAAACCCCTTTATTGGCGATATGATGGCCATCTTGTTGCTGGTGTCGGTTTGTCTTTTCATTGGGCTGCCGCGGTTCCGTTCAGGCCTTGACCTGGGCGACGAGGGCCTGCTGGCTTATGGCGCCGCTCGAGTGCTGGACGGACAGGTGCCCAACCGCGATTTCGTCAGCCTCCAGCCCCCGCTCTCCTTTTATACCGCTGCAATCACATTCAAAGTGTTTGGCACATCACTTTGCTCGCTTCGAATACTGGGGCTCTCTCTATTCATCCTGATTCCTTTGCTGATTTATGGAATCTCGCGCAATCTCTGTGGCCGCGCCTTATCCCTGGCTGCAGCCCTCCCGGCGACTATTCTGGGACTGCCCTATTTTGGGTTCGTTCCTTTTGCTCCCTGGCAAGGCATCGCGGCAGCGCTGGCGTCCGTCCTTTTCTATTTCCGCGCGACCCTGGGCCGCCGTCGTTATCTCGCGTTTCCGGCTGGGTGTTTGGCCGGGTGCACGGTTTTGCTGCGGCAGGATGAGGGGTTTTACCTTGCGGTCTCGACGCTCGTTTACAGCCTGGCATTGAACTACGCCCGCGGGGTTCCCATTTCCAAGCCGGAGATGAAGCGGGTGGTTGCTTTCTGGGCGTCCGGCCTCATCGCGGTCCTGTTGCCTTTTGGAATTTATTGGACGGCTAAGGGCGCCTTGCCCGACATGTTCAAACAGCTCGTTGTCTTCCCGCTCACCATTTATGCAAAAACCAGCTCCTCACCTTTTCCCTCCGTCAGCTCCGGCCTGACTTTTGGCCCCCAAGCGTATCTGGTGCTTTATTACCTTGCGCCGCTTGTGGAAATCCTCGCAGCGCTCGAATTGGCGCGGCGCTTTGCACGTGGACGCTTCGGTCTCCAAGAGGCCACACTCACGTTCCTGGTGGCGTGGTCGGCCTTGTTTTATTGCCAAGTGCTCGCCCGGTCGGACCTGTGCCATCTCCTTATAACCTTGCCGCCCTTTTTCATTTTGTGCGCCTTATGTTTCAAGGCAATTCAGGCGCCATTCGTGGACATCGTCACCCAAGCGTACAAGAACCACTCCGCGTCCGTGCTTGCCAAGACCATCATCTGCGGTCTGGCGTCAACCGCCGTGCTTTGTTTTCTGTGGCTTTTAACGCCGGCGTTGTTGTGCCCAGCCTTGCCGGCTGCAGATAGGGTGCCCCTCGAACGAGCAGGCGTGCGCCTGCCGGGCGCCGATAATCTCAAAGCTTTGGTCGAGAGCTTGCAAAGATTGGCTCCGCCGGGTCACCCGATCCTTTGCCTTCCTTACCAGCCGATGTTCTACTTCTTGTGCAATCGCCCGAATCCCACGCGCTGGAATTACCTCTGGCCCGGCGACCAGACCCTGGCGGAACACCAAGCCCTGATTCAGCAGGCGCGAAACAATCCGCCTACTATTGTGCTGACCACCGCGGAGGCAGACATGCAATCATATGCCCCGGCGATCCTCGATTATGTGCATCAGGAGTATCGGTTGATTGGCGACGTCGGAGGTGTGATGCGCATTTACGTTCCATCCGGTTCTCTCATTAACAGCCGGCTTCAGACGGGTGATTCTCCTGGCGGGAGAGCATTGAGCCGTTTCAACGGCTTTTGA